The window GATGACGGGACGGGACAGCGACGACACCAGCGGGTACTTGCCCTCGTACTTCGCGTTGGCCCGCAGTGCGGGAACGACGAAGTCGCGGGCGTACTCCTCCATGCAGTCCACGACGACTGCCTCGACGGCTCCCGCCGCCAGGGCACGCTCACGGATGTCGTCGAAGTCGCCGCCCTGGCCGACGTCGGCGGCCACGGCGATGACCTCCATGCCCTTCTCCTCGCCCAGCCACTTCACCGCCACCGAAGTGTCGAGGCCGCCGCTGTACGCCAGCACCACTCGCTTGCCCACGTGTTCGTCTCTCTTCCCGCTGTTGGTGGTCTTGTCGTCCTCAGATGCCGGCGAGGGCGGACAGCCGCCCCGCCACTCTCGCGCCGCCCGACTTCTCGGTGGCCACGACGATCACCGTGTCGTCGCCTGCGACCGTGCCGATGATCTCCTCCAGGCCTGCTCGATCGAGCGCCGAGCCCACCACGTGGGCCGAGCCGGGCGGGGTGCGCAGGACGACGATGTTGCCCGAGTGGGCCACCTCGCCCACCCATTCGCCGAGCACACGCCGCAGGTGGTCCTCGGGGGCCAGGCGGTTCCTGGCCAGCTCGGGGATGGCGTACACCGTCTCGCCGCCAGGCACCCGCACCTTGACCGCTCCGAGGTCGTCGAGGTCGCGCGACACCGTCGCCTGGGTGGCGACCACGCCGTGGTCGGCGAGAAGCTCGACGAGCTGGGCCTGGCTGGTCACGGCATGTCGTTCGAGGAGCGCGGCGATGCGGTGCTGGCGCTGGGTCTTGGTGGAGGTCACCGCGTGTCCCGCCGATCCGAGAGCAGGAACAGCAGAAGGCCCCGCATGGCATGCATGCGGTTCTCGGCCTGCTGCCACACCACGCTGGCCGGACTGTCCAGTACACCGGCGCTCACCTCTTCGCCGCGGTGGGCGGGCAGGCAGTGCAGGAACGTTGCCCCTGCGTTGGCGCGCGCCATGAGCTGCTCGTCGACCGTGAAGCCCTCGAAGGCGCGGCGCCGGCGCCCGGCGTCGTCCTCTTGGCCCATGGACGCCCACACGTCCGTGTACAGCGCATCGGCCCCCTCAGCAGCCTCCTCGGGCCGGGTGGCGACCAGCACGTCGCCGCCCAGCGCCGTCGCCCGCTCGACCACCTCGGCCGGAAGGCTGAAGCCGGCCGGCGTCGCCACGTGGGCTCGCACGCCGGCGAGGGCGGCGGCCAGCACGAGCGAACGGCACACGTTGTTGCCATCGCCGACATAGGCGATGGTGCGCCCCGCCATCGTGCCCCACACCTGGCGGAGGGTGAGAAGGTCGGCGAGGGCCTGGCAGGGGTGACTGTCGTCGGAGAGCAGGTTCACCACGGGCACGCTGGCGGCCTCGGCCAGGCGGGCCAGCTTGGCGTGCTCGAACACCCGGGCACCGATGGCGGCGTGGTACCGGCTGAGCACCCTCGCCGCATCGGCAGCCGGCTCTCGCACGTCGACGTCGACTTCCTCGGCCCGCAGGGCGACGGGGTGCCCGCCGAGCTGCACCACCGCCATCTCGGTGGCGTTGCGGGTGCGCAGCGAGGGCTTCTCGAACAGCAGGGCCACGCCCCTCCCGGCCAGCACGGGCGGCGGGTCGGTCTGCTCGGCCAGGTCGAGCACGGTGGAGAGCTCGGCCGGCGACAGGTCGTCGACTTCGAGGAAGTGGCGGGGAGCGGTCATCTGCGCGCCATCCCTTCGGCGCGGCGCGCAGGTTGCCCGATGGGCCGCCATCTCTGGCGGGTCATGCCGGGCCGCCGGCCAGAACGGCGGTCAGGATGGCGAGCGCCTCGTCGATCTCCTCGTCCGTCACCAGGAGCGACGGCTCGAAACGAAGGGCCGAACCGGTGACGGGGTTGACCACCAGGCCGGCCGCGAGGGCAGCCGACGCCACCGCGCCGGCCGTGCCGGCCGCCTCCAGCTCGGCGGCGAGGAGGAGCCCCGTCCCCCGGACGGTGGCGACACCGGCCACTGCGGCGAGGCCCTTGGCCAGGCGCTCGCCGGCCTCGCTCGCCCGCGCCGGAACGTCGAGTCGCTCCATCTCCGCCAGCACGGCCCGCGCCGCGGCAGCGGCGAGCGGCTGGCCGCCGAGCGTGGTGCCATGGTCCCCGGGGACGAACACGTCGGCCACGTCGGCCCGGGCCCAGCAGGCTCCGATGGGCACACCGTTCCCCAGAGCCTTGGCCACGGTCACCACGTCGGGCTGGACGCCGGGGTGCTGGAAGCCGAACCACCGCCCGGTGCGGCCGAGGCCGGTCTGCACCTCGTCGACGATCAGCAGGAGGCTGCGCTCGTCGCACAGGCGGCGCACGTCCGCCAGGTAGGACGGATCCGGCACCTGCACACCGCCCTCGCCCTGTATCGGCTCGAGGAGGACCGCCACCACATCGGGCGCCACGGCGGCCTCCAGCGCGGACACGTCGGACCACGCCACGTGCCGGAACCCCTCGGGCAGGGGCTGGAACGCCTCGTGCTTGGCCGGTTGGCCGGTGGCGTGCAGCGTGGCCAGCGTGCGGCCGTGGAAGGACCCGTAGGCGCTCAGCACGACGTGTCGGCCGCGGCCGCCCCACTTGCGGGCCAGCTTGATGGCGCACTCGTTGGCCTCGGCCCCGGAATTGGCGAAGAAGACCTTTCCCGGTGGCCCGCCGACGAGGCGGTCCAAGGTGGCGGCCACCTCGGGCCCGGGCGTGGTGCCGTACAGGTTCGAGACGTGGAGCAGCGTGCGGGCCTGCTCGGCGATGGCGTCGGCCACGACCGGATTGGCGTGCCCGAGCGACGTCACGCCGATGCCCGAGAGGAAGTCGAGGTACCGGTTCCCGGCGTCGTCCCACAGCACGGTGCCCGAGCCGCGGACGAAGGTGACGGCGTGGGGTGGGTAGTTCGGCATCAGCACCGAGGGGTACGAGGTCACGACGGACCGCCTCCCGAGGTCGAGGTCACGGGCTCACCATGGTGCCGACGCCGTGGTGCGTGAAGACCTCGAGGAGCAGGGCATGGGGCGCCCGGCCGTCGAGGATGTGGGCGTGGCCGACACCCCCGCGCACGGCGTGGACGCACGAGGTGACCTTGGGGATCATCCCGGCCACTACCGAACCGTCGGCGAGCATGGCGTCGAGGTCGGAGGCGGACACCGAGCTGAGCAGCGAGTCGGCGTCGGCGACGTCCTTGCGCAGTCCCTCGACGTTGGTGAGGTACACGAGCTTCTCCGCCTTCAGCGCCTCGGCGATGGCGCCGGCGGCCGTGTCGGCGTTGATGTTGTACGCCTGGCCGTCACTGTCGGAGCCGATGGTGGCGATCACCGGGATCAGCTCCTCGGCCACCAGGCGCTCGATGATCGACGCGTTGACCGACTCCACGTCGCCCACGAACCCCAGCTCCGGTGACCGGGCGGAGGCCGTGATGAGACCGGCGTCCTCCCCCGAGAGGCCGACCGCCAGCGGGCCGTGGACGTTGATCGCCGACACGATGTCGCGGTTGACCTTGCCCACCAGCACCATGCGGGCGATGTCGAGGGTGTCGGCGTCGGTGACGCGCAGGCCCTCTTTGAACTCGGGCACCTTGCCCAAGCGGGTCATGAGCTCACCGATCTGCGGTCCGCCGCCGTGCACGACCACGGTGTGCATCCCGACCGAGCGCATCAGGGCCACGTCCTGCGCGAAACCGGCCAGCGCGGCGTCGTCGCCGATGGCGTTGCCCCCGTACTTGACGACCACCACCTTCCCCCAGAAGCGGCGGATGTAGGGCAGGGCCTCGGCCAGGACGGCAGCCTTCTCCTCGGGGGTCACGAGGTCGTCATGTTCTCGTCGACGTACGCGTGCGTGAGGTCCGCGGCGACCACCTCCGCCGATCCCGCGCCGATGCCGAGATCGGCGCCGACCAGGATGTCGCGGCCGGCCATGTGGGCAGCCAGGGCGACCACGTCGTGGTCGCAGGCGACACCCGCGCGGCAGACCTCCACGCCGCCGTAGGACACCGACACCAGGTCGGGATCGAAGCCGACGCCGGCCGATCCGAGCTCACTCACCACGCGGCCCCAGTACGGGTCGGCCCCGTAGAGCGAGCACTTCACCAGCACGCTCTCCCCGACCTTCCGGGCGGCCACCGCCGCCTCGTCGTCGCTCCGGGCGCCGGTGACCCGGATCCTCACCAACTTGGTGGCGCCCTCGGCGTCGCCGACCATCTGCAGGGCGAGACTGGCGCAGGCGCCGTGGACCGCATGGACGAACCGGTCG is drawn from Acidimicrobiales bacterium and contains these coding sequences:
- the argR gene encoding arginine repressor, giving the protein MTSTKTQRQHRIAALLERHAVTSQAQLVELLADHGVVATQATVSRDLDDLGAVKVRVPGGETVYAIPELARNRLAPEDHLRRVLGEWVGEVAHSGNIVVLRTPPGSAHVVGSALDRAGLEEIIGTVAGDDTVIVVATEKSGGARVAGRLSALAGI
- the argF gene encoding ornithine carbamoyltransferase, whose translation is MTAPRHFLEVDDLSPAELSTVLDLAEQTDPPPVLAGRGVALLFEKPSLRTRNATEMAVVQLGGHPVALRAEEVDVDVREPAADAARVLSRYHAAIGARVFEHAKLARLAEAASVPVVNLLSDDSHPCQALADLLTLRQVWGTMAGRTIAYVGDGNNVCRSLVLAAALAGVRAHVATPAGFSLPAEVVERATALGGDVLVATRPEEAAEGADALYTDVWASMGQEDDAGRRRRAFEGFTVDEQLMARANAGATFLHCLPAHRGEEVSAGVLDSPASVVWQQAENRMHAMRGLLLFLLSDRRDTR
- a CDS encoding acetylornithine/succinylornithine family transaminase, whose amino-acid sequence is MTSYPSVLMPNYPPHAVTFVRGSGTVLWDDAGNRYLDFLSGIGVTSLGHANPVVADAIAEQARTLLHVSNLYGTTPGPEVAATLDRLVGGPPGKVFFANSGAEANECAIKLARKWGGRGRHVVLSAYGSFHGRTLATLHATGQPAKHEAFQPLPEGFRHVAWSDVSALEAAVAPDVVAVLLEPIQGEGGVQVPDPSYLADVRRLCDERSLLLIVDEVQTGLGRTGRWFGFQHPGVQPDVVTVAKALGNGVPIGACWARADVADVFVPGDHGTTLGGQPLAAAAARAVLAEMERLDVPARASEAGERLAKGLAAVAGVATVRGTGLLLAAELEAAGTAGAVASAALAAGLVVNPVTGSALRFEPSLLVTDEEIDEALAILTAVLAGGPA
- the argB gene encoding acetylglutamate kinase, with translation MTPEEKAAVLAEALPYIRRFWGKVVVVKYGGNAIGDDAALAGFAQDVALMRSVGMHTVVVHGGGPQIGELMTRLGKVPEFKEGLRVTDADTLDIARMVLVGKVNRDIVSAINVHGPLAVGLSGEDAGLITASARSPELGFVGDVESVNASIIERLVAEELIPVIATIGSDSDGQAYNINADTAAGAIAEALKAEKLVYLTNVEGLRKDVADADSLLSSVSASDLDAMLADGSVVAGMIPKVTSCVHAVRGGVGHAHILDGRAPHALLLEVFTHHGVGTMVSP
- a CDS encoding bifunctional ornithine acetyltransferase/N-acetylglutamate synthase, which produces PMAPIEAGVAPLVDGLSGDGGRRAADAILTTDTCRKEVVIAGEGWTVAGMAKGAAMLAPNMATMLAVLTTDAEVEPGELGAALSAAVTASFNRITVDGATSTNDTVVLLASGVAGRPEPDRFVHAVHGACASLALQMVGDAEGATKLVRIRVTGARSDDEAAVAARKVGESVLVKCSLYGADPYWGRVVSELGSAGVGFDPDLVSVSYGGVEVCRAGVACDHDVVALAAHMAGRDILVGADLGIGAGSAEVVAADLTHAYVDENMTTS